TCCCCAGGTGGTGCATCCGGGCGACGTCGTGGTGGACCTGGGAACGGGTACGGGCATCCTGGCGATCGCCGCCGCCCGCGCCGGCGCGCGTCGTGTCTACGCCATCGAAGCCGGGCCGGTGGGAGAGGTGGCGCGTCGGATGTTCGTCGCGAACGGGGTGGACGACCGCGTGGTGCTGGTCTCGGGCGAGTCTACCCGCGTGGAACTGCCGGAGCGCGCCGACGTGCTGGTCACCGAAATCTTCGGGAACGGGCCGCTGGGCGAGAGTGTGCTGGAGGCGACTGCGGACGCGAGACGGCGCTTCCTCAAGCCGGGGGCACGCGTGCTGCCGAACGCGCTGCGGATCTTCGGCGTCCCGGCCGCTTTCTCGGAAGCCGAGCGGAGGAAGTACGTCTTCACTCCCGACAACACCCGGTGCTGGCGGGCGTGGTACGGGATGGACTTCTCCCCCCTCGGCGCGGTCGCCCCCAACGCCCTGCTGCCGTTCCACCTGGACCCGCGCCGGGTTCGGCGGTGCCAGCCGCTGACCGCGCCGACGCTGCTGGCGGAGATCAACCTGCAGTCTCACGAAGAGCCGAAGGTCGCCAGCCGCGTCAGTACGGCCGCGCTGCGCAGCGGCACCCTGAACGCGCTGGTCATCTATTTCGAGCTGCAGCTGGGCCCTTCCATCATCCTGACCACCAACCCCGCGACGGCGGGAGCCGACAACCACTGGCTGACCCCCATCTATTTCTTCGTCACTCCGCTCCCGCTGCGGCAGGGGGACGCGGTGGAGCTGGTCTACCGCTACACGCGAGGTCGCGGCGAGCGCATCGACATCGCGCGGGTGGACTGAGACGCCGCTTCAGGTACTTCGGCAGCAGCACGAACATGCTCCCCCTCGGCGCGGATGGTGGGGAGGGAGTCTAGCCCGGCCGGCGCCGGTACGGCAATGGCCGCGCGGCGCGGATGCCGCAGCAGGTACTCGTCGTCCTCCTTCTCCCCGCGCACCTTCATCACCCAGGCGATCACCGACGCGGGGAAGAAGACGCAGGCGAACGCCACGAGCAGGAGGCCCAGGAGGAACGTCCCCGTGTCCACCGACCCCATCATGCGCCCGCCCACGACGGCGCCCGCGACGCAATCGAGCCCGACGGCCACCAGGATCGGCAGGTTCAGGAAGCGCAGGTACACGCCCCACAGCTTCCCGATGATCCAGCCGATGAACCGGCAGAGCTCGTAGAGCAGCTGCTCCAGCCCGGAACCCAGGAATTCCATCGTTACGCTCCGGCTTCCAACGCGAGAGTTGCCCAGGGAAGGACGGCGGCAGAGCGGCCGGAGTTTCGCGCTCACCCGCCCTGCGGCTCCGCCGGCTTCGCCGCCGCGTCGTTCTCCCGCACCTGCTCGTCGACCCGCAGCGGCTGCCCGTGCAGGTGCCGCCAGAACGAGGTGAGGATGATGCCGGACATGGTGTCCGGGTGCCGCGCCCCGATCCGGAGCATGTGGGTCTGCAGGCGCGAGCCGCTCCACAGCCCCCATTCGTCGCGGATCCAGCGGCCCAGGCTCATGTGGTACTTCCCCACCAGCTCCCCCTCCGGCGTGGCCCGCAGCTCGGCGACGAGCGCCAGCGGGGCGGCGCGCTCCAGCTCCCTCACCGCGTCCTTCACGTCGGCGGGGATGTAGATGCGGCCGGGATCGGTCGCGTCCGGGGTCGGGTCGAGGTCGTACGTCCCCCCCGCTCCGCCCCGGCAGCCCGCGGCGAGCGCGGCCAGGACCAGGAGGAAAGCCAGCGGCGCGGTGAATCGCATCGGTCCCGTTCTCCTCGATCTCCTCAGCGCCCCGCGCGGACGATGGCGAGCACGGCGTCGTGCAGGCGGCCGTTGGTGGCGACCACGCCGCGCCAGGCGGGGTCCGGCCGGTTGTAGCGCAGCGGCTCGCCGACCAGGCTCGTCACCCGCCCGCCCGCCTCGGCCACGATCACCTCCGCGCCGCAGACGTCCCACTCGTTCTTCGGGCCCCCGGAGACGAACACGTCGCCCGCGCCCTCGGCCACCTTGGCCATCTTGTAGGCGGTGCTGCCGAGGGGCGAGACCTCCCACCCCTCGGGGTAGTGCTCGAAGTCGCCGCGGCGGATCTCCGAGCGCGAGGCCAGGAGCGTGCGCACGTCCGCGTCGCCGCCGGTGGCGGAGACGCGGATCGGCCGGCCGTTCAGGAAGGCGCCGCCGCCGGCCGCGGCGTGGTACAACTCGCCCGTGGCGGGGTTGAACACCACGCCCAGCACGGCCCGCCCGCGGTCCACCAGCCCCACCGACACGGCGAACTCGGCGAAGCCCTTCACGAACGAGTTGGTCCCGTCGATCGGGTCCACCACCCAGAGCCGCTCCTTCCCCAGCCGCTCGGGCGAGTCCTTCGTCTCCTCCGAGAGCCAGCCGTACTCCGGCCGCTCGCCCAGCAGCGCGTCGTGGAGGATGCGGTCGGCGGCCAAGTCGGCGTCGGTCACCGGCTGCTCGGGACTCTTGTAGCGCACCTCGGGCGTATCGTGGAAGGACGGCAGCACCGCCTCGCCCGCGGCGCGCGCGGCGCGGATCGCCAGGTCCAGGTCGGCGGCGTAGTCGGTCGTGTCGGTCACGCGCGTGGAAATCGGGTTCGAGACTGCATCGGTTCGATGGCGGCCGTCGCGGACTGCAAGGCCAGGTCCGCACGCAAGGCAACGCGTGTGTGTGCGGATCCGGCGCTACGGGCAAGCTCCGCTGAATCTCTCACAGAGGACACGGAGGACACAGAGAACCGATCGCTGTCCCTCCGTGTCCTCTGTGCCCTCTGTGAGAGTTTTTCTGTTTCCGAATCTATCCAAGAACAACGCCCGCCCGCGGAAGAACCACGGGCGGGCG
This sequence is a window from Longimicrobium sp.. Protein-coding genes within it:
- a CDS encoding 50S ribosomal protein L11 methyltransferase, producing MLNDRSRTGRFLAAIPQVVHPGDVVVDLGTGTGILAIAAARAGARRVYAIEAGPVGEVARRMFVANGVDDRVVLVSGESTRVELPERADVLVTEIFGNGPLGESVLEATADARRRFLKPGARVLPNALRIFGVPAAFSEAERRKYVFTPDNTRCWRAWYGMDFSPLGAVAPNALLPFHLDPRRVRRCQPLTAPTLLAEINLQSHEEPKVASRVSTAALRSGTLNALVIYFELQLGPSIILTTNPATAGADNHWLTPIYFFVTPLPLRQGDAVELVYRYTRGRGERIDIARVD
- a CDS encoding DUF6794 domain-containing protein; this encodes MRFTAPLAFLLVLAALAAGCRGGAGGTYDLDPTPDATDPGRIYIPADVKDAVRELERAAPLALVAELRATPEGELVGKYHMSLGRWIRDEWGLWSGSRLQTHMLRIGARHPDTMSGIILTSFWRHLHGQPLRVDEQVRENDAAAKPAEPQGG
- a CDS encoding 3'(2'),5'-bisphosphate nucleotidase CysQ, which produces MTDTTDYAADLDLAIRAARAAGEAVLPSFHDTPEVRYKSPEQPVTDADLAADRILHDALLGERPEYGWLSEETKDSPERLGKERLWVVDPIDGTNSFVKGFAEFAVSVGLVDRGRAVLGVVFNPATGELYHAAAGGGAFLNGRPIRVSATGGDADVRTLLASRSEIRRGDFEHYPEGWEVSPLGSTAYKMAKVAEGAGDVFVSGGPKNEWDVCGAEVIVAEAGGRVTSLVGEPLRYNRPDPAWRGVVATNGRLHDAVLAIVRAGR